The proteins below come from a single Roseovarius sp. Pro17 genomic window:
- a CDS encoding paraquat-inducible protein A, protein MGLIGCQRCTRVSRKNTAICPRCGGKIASRDPNSLQKVMAWWVLGLACYIPGNLYPMLETKTLVSKQSNTIIGGAVELAHHGNWGVAIIILIASAVIPVAKFVIILGLVIGVRRGPQISDGLRQRLYEIVEYIGRWSMIDVFVVAVLSSLVQLQTLVNISPGRASIFFALSVIFTMLSAQSFDSRLIWDTGRTPKPADPIQTGAEKERTA, encoded by the coding sequence ATGGGCCTGATCGGCTGCCAGCGCTGCACGCGCGTGTCGCGCAAAAACACGGCGATCTGTCCGCGCTGCGGCGGCAAAATCGCGTCGCGCGATCCTAATTCGCTGCAAAAAGTGATGGCATGGTGGGTGCTGGGCCTCGCCTGCTACATCCCCGGCAATCTCTATCCAATGCTTGAGACGAAAACGCTTGTCAGCAAGCAGAGCAACACGATCATCGGCGGCGCGGTCGAGCTGGCACACCATGGCAACTGGGGTGTCGCAATCATCATCCTCATCGCCAGTGCGGTCATTCCGGTGGCCAAGTTCGTCATCATCCTCGGCCTCGTCATCGGCGTGAGGCGCGGCCCGCAAATCTCGGATGGACTGCGCCAAAGGCTGTATGAGATCGTAGAATACATCGGGCGCTGGTCGATGATCGACGTGTTCGTCGTCGCAGTGCTGTCGTCTCTGGTGCAACTTCAGACGTTGGTGAACATCTCGCCGGGGCGCGCCAGCATCTTTTTTGCCTTGTCCGTCATCTTTACCATGTTATCTGCTCAAAGCTTCGACAGTCGTCTGATCTGGGATACCGGCCGCACCCCAAAACCGGCTGATCCGATCCAGACAGGCGCAGAAAAGGAACGCACGGCGTGA
- a CDS encoding intermembrane transport protein PqiB — MTYDDSTPPEPPVKPASKSPFRRISIVWIVPLIALIAVIAVAVKTYLDQGPLIEITFENASGISAGATELHYRDVTVGVVEEVGFSDGLASVVVSVRLHKDVAEFVDSDARFWVVRPQVTAQGVSGLDTVLSGVFIEGIWDSEPGGLQTRFEGLADAPLKRLNTEGMLLTLRAAGSVSLTEGAPILYQGIKVGQVGKTVISQDGTTAEADAIIFAPHDRLIDSATRFWDTSGFSFTLGPAGAALDFSSIASLISGGITFGTMVSGGEPVTSGDMITVYPDEASARSSIFSGDDGKTFNISAVFEENIAGLAVGAPVELAGLNIGKVSALNGLVDPERFGDNRVRLVATLAIQPGKLGLEGEQTEETALEFLSQRVREGLRARLATTSILTGGLKVELALVEDATPAEIQDLGESGPRIPTAESDISDVSATAEGVFQRINDLPVEEIMNQAITLLGNANALITSEGVRSAPESLNGLLADARGVITSDEVTGLPGHLTEVIDQLATLIEGFNQQELSKRLGKALDDAAEAAGGVNAAVEGVPDLIARIDAVAANIEEVAIDKMADQMTELLGTVDSYLDQQSTRELPASLNTALTELSAVLGELRESGVVETAKNTLNSASNAADTIADASADLPRLIEQARRVLAQAGTTIEGYQASNGVGRDARDALREVQRAAQAVSSLAKAIERNPNSLLTGR; from the coding sequence GTGACATATGACGACAGCACTCCGCCCGAGCCGCCCGTGAAACCGGCCAGCAAAAGCCCGTTTCGCAGGATTTCGATCGTGTGGATCGTGCCTCTGATCGCGCTGATCGCGGTTATTGCCGTGGCGGTCAAAACCTACCTCGACCAAGGTCCGCTGATTGAGATCACGTTTGAGAATGCCTCGGGCATTTCGGCAGGCGCGACCGAGTTGCATTACCGTGACGTGACAGTCGGCGTGGTCGAAGAGGTCGGCTTTAGCGACGGCCTTGCGAGTGTCGTCGTGTCGGTGCGCCTGCACAAGGACGTGGCTGAGTTCGTCGACAGCGATGCACGGTTCTGGGTGGTGCGCCCGCAGGTGACTGCGCAGGGCGTCTCGGGCCTTGATACGGTCCTGTCCGGCGTCTTCATCGAAGGGATCTGGGACAGCGAGCCGGGCGGTTTACAAACCAGATTCGAGGGGTTGGCGGACGCCCCGCTCAAGCGGCTGAATACTGAGGGGATGCTGTTGACCCTGCGTGCGGCTGGGTCAGTGTCACTGACCGAAGGGGCGCCGATCCTTTACCAAGGCATCAAGGTGGGACAGGTTGGCAAGACTGTCATCAGTCAGGACGGCACCACCGCCGAGGCGGACGCGATCATATTCGCACCGCATGACCGGCTGATCGACAGCGCGACGCGGTTCTGGGACACGTCCGGATTCTCGTTCACGCTGGGACCGGCGGGCGCGGCGCTGGATTTTTCGTCCATTGCCTCGCTGATTTCGGGCGGGATCACCTTTGGCACGATGGTGTCGGGCGGCGAGCCTGTGACATCTGGGGACATGATCACGGTCTATCCCGACGAGGCATCGGCGCGGTCCAGCATATTCTCGGGGGACGACGGCAAGACGTTCAACATTTCCGCAGTATTTGAGGAAAATATCGCAGGTCTGGCCGTGGGCGCCCCGGTCGAACTGGCGGGGCTGAACATCGGCAAGGTCAGCGCGCTGAACGGGCTGGTTGATCCCGAGCGGTTCGGCGACAACCGGGTGCGGCTGGTGGCGACGCTGGCGATCCAGCCCGGCAAGCTGGGCCTTGAGGGGGAGCAGACCGAGGAAACCGCGCTGGAATTCCTGTCCCAGCGGGTGCGTGAAGGCTTGCGGGCGCGCTTGGCCACGACGTCGATCCTGACCGGCGGGCTTAAGGTCGAGCTGGCGTTAGTCGAGGATGCGACGCCTGCCGAGATTCAGGATCTGGGCGAAAGCGGCCCGCGCATCCCCACCGCCGAGAGCGACATATCGGATGTGTCTGCGACGGCCGAGGGCGTCTTTCAGCGGATCAACGATCTGCCGGTTGAGGAAATCATGAATCAGGCGATTACCCTTTTGGGCAACGCCAACGCGCTGATCACCAGCGAGGGGGTGCGCAGTGCGCCCGAGAGCCTGAATGGCCTGCTCGCCGACGCGCGCGGCGTGATCACGTCGGACGAGGTCACTGGCCTGCCCGGACACCTGACCGAAGTGATCGACCAATTGGCGACGCTGATCGAAGGGTTCAATCAGCAGGAGCTGTCCAAGCGACTGGGCAAGGCGCTGGATGACGCTGCCGAGGCGGCAGGGGGTGTGAATGCCGCCGTCGAGGGTGTGCCGGACCTGATCGCGCGGATTGACGCGGTGGCCGCCAATATAGAGGAAGTCGCCATCGACAAGATGGCCGACCAGATGACCGAATTGCTGGGGACGGTGGATAGCTATCTGGACCAGCAAAGCACGCGCGAGCTGCCCGCGAGCCTCAACACAGCGTTGACTGAGTTGAGCGCGGTTCTGGGCGAGCTGCGCGAGTCCGGTGTTGTCGAGACGGCCAAGAATACGCTGAATTCGGCCAGCAACGCGGCGGATACGATTGCCGACGCCAGTGCTGACCTGCCGCGCCTGATTGAGCAGGCGCGCCGGGTTCTGGCGCAGGCCGGCACGACGATCGAGGGCTATCAAGCCAGCAATGGTGTTGGCCGCGATGCGCGCGATGCACTGCGCGAGGTGCAGCGCGCGGCGCAGGCGGTATCGTCCTTGGCCAAGGCCATCGAACGCAATCCCAATTCCCTTTTGACAGGACGGTGA
- a CDS encoding PqiC family protein, with amino-acid sequence MLKTAPIAMIAAFASLAACSGTPEERVAVPRADAGASQRISYGSVSLREVSLPTYAASEDIYISGPEGKIIPGEGLLWADEPGRAITLELTRYLAQITGARVASEPWPFLDRPDAEVELRVEEMLAYADGTFRMSGQYFVAPENGRDRARLFALSVPIGGTFSAQDIAAARGSVMRQLAGEIARNGLR; translated from the coding sequence ATGCTGAAGACAGCACCAATTGCCATGATCGCAGCGTTCGCCAGCTTGGCGGCATGCAGCGGCACCCCCGAAGAACGCGTGGCCGTGCCGCGCGCCGACGCAGGCGCGAGCCAGCGCATTTCCTACGGCTCAGTCTCGCTGCGGGAAGTGTCGTTGCCGACCTATGCGGCGTCCGAGGACATCTATATCTCAGGCCCCGAGGGCAAAATCATACCGGGTGAGGGTCTGCTATGGGCCGATGAGCCGGGCCGCGCCATCACGCTGGAGCTGACGCGCTATCTGGCGCAGATCACCGGCGCGCGCGTCGCATCCGAGCCGTGGCCGTTTCTGGACCGCCCCGACGCCGAGGTCGAACTGCGCGTCGAGGAAATGCTGGCCTATGCTGATGGCACGTTCCGCATGTCCGGTCAGTATTTCGTCGCGCCCGAAAATGGCCGCGACCGCGCGCGCCTGTTCGCCCTGTCGGTGCCAATCGGCGGCACGTTCAGTGCGCAGGACATCGCAGCGGCGCGTGGTTCCGTGATGCGCCAACTGGCGGGCGAGATTGCCAGGAACGGTCTGCGCTAA
- a CDS encoding ABC transporter permease: MIRLRPGLIATVLAVLVGIFMLMPLLAVVPVSFTPKRFLSVPTDELSLRHYRTLYEDPEWFEGIWLSVRIGLLSAGFATALGTFFSLGIWMFRPRFAGLLMGIALLPMVAPPVVSALTLYFFLITLTQYNGVFAYDTMLGVALAHSVMIVPFAVVLVSVSLAQVDRRMDLAARNMGAGLGTRVFKVILPNIKFGVIAAFFLTFVLSWEEIAVTIFITSVEAVTLPRLMWQGLRDNIDPAIAAISVVLIVIVATVVVGRAVIVAVKARRA; this comes from the coding sequence ATGATCCGCCTGCGCCCCGGCCTGATCGCCACTGTTCTGGCAGTGCTGGTCGGTATCTTTATGCTGATGCCGCTGCTGGCCGTGGTGCCGGTGTCGTTCACCCCCAAGCGGTTCCTGTCGGTCCCCACGGATGAGCTGTCGTTGCGACATTACCGCACCCTCTATGAAGACCCCGAATGGTTTGAGGGGATCTGGCTATCCGTGCGTATCGGGCTGCTGTCAGCCGGGTTTGCAACGGCGCTGGGGACATTCTTTAGCCTCGGCATCTGGATGTTCCGGCCACGATTCGCGGGCCTGCTCATGGGTATCGCCCTGCTGCCGATGGTGGCACCGCCGGTCGTGTCGGCCCTGACGCTCTATTTCTTTCTCATCACTCTGACGCAATATAACGGCGTATTCGCCTATGACACGATGCTGGGCGTCGCGCTGGCCCATTCGGTCATGATCGTGCCCTTTGCCGTCGTGTTGGTCAGCGTGTCATTGGCGCAGGTCGACCGCCGCATGGACCTGGCCGCGCGCAACATGGGCGCCGGCCTTGGGACGCGGGTGTTCAAGGTGATCCTGCCAAACATCAAGTTCGGCGTCATCGCCGCGTTTTTCCTGACATTCGTGCTGTCATGGGAGGAAATCGCAGTGACGATATTCATCACCTCGGTCGAGGCCGTCACCCTGCCCCGCCTCATGTGGCAAGGGCTGCGCGACAATATCGACCCGGCCATCGCCGCAATTTCAGTGGTGCTGATCGTGATCGTGGCGACGGTGGTCGTGGGCCGCGCGGTGATAGTGGCAGTCAAAGCGCGGCGGGCCTGA
- a CDS encoding ABC transporter permease — protein sequence MTRITRPLILLTPLLAFLALAYVLPFAGVIGWSVTIPEPGVQNYEAALTDPLILSVFWRTLRICAIVTVVSVIMGYILSLLWVRGTPLVRTLTELCILIPFWISVLTRAFGWLALLSHRGLVNGWLEALGVIDDPLRLVRNEFGVVVGMVHFMIPFAVFPLASAMRTVDERVLMAARGMGASRTRVFWQVFVPMTAAGLMGAALLVFVFAIGFFITPAILGGGRSVMIAELIYLRIFQSPDWGLAAAVSVILMVAISALLALLLKQLSPKGVR from the coding sequence ATGACCCGGATCACACGCCCCCTCATCCTGCTGACGCCACTTCTGGCCTTTCTCGCGCTGGCCTACGTGCTGCCTTTCGCGGGCGTCATCGGGTGGAGCGTGACGATCCCCGAGCCGGGTGTGCAAAATTACGAGGCGGCGCTGACCGATCCGCTGATCCTGTCGGTCTTTTGGCGAACGTTGCGCATCTGTGCGATCGTCACCGTCGTCTCGGTCATCATGGGCTATATCCTGTCGCTGCTCTGGGTGCGCGGCACCCCACTGGTGCGCACACTGACCGAGCTTTGCATTCTCATCCCGTTCTGGATTTCCGTCCTCACCCGCGCCTTTGGCTGGCTGGCGCTGTTGTCGCATCGCGGGCTGGTCAACGGCTGGTTAGAGGCACTGGGCGTCATCGACGATCCCTTGCGCCTCGTGCGCAATGAATTCGGCGTCGTCGTCGGCATGGTGCATTTCATGATCCCCTTCGCGGTGTTCCCCCTCGCCTCGGCCATGCGCACGGTTGACGAGCGTGTGCTGATGGCCGCCCGCGGCATGGGCGCCAGCCGCACGCGTGTATTCTGGCAGGTTTTCGTGCCGATGACGGCAGCGGGCCTGATGGGCGCGGCGTTGCTGGTGTTCGTCTTTGCCATCGGATTTTTCATCACGCCAGCCATCCTTGGCGGTGGCCGCAGCGTGATGATCGCTGAGCTTATCTATCTGCGCATCTTCCAATCGCCCGATTGGGGCCTTGCGGCCGCTGTCAGCGTGATCCTGATGGTCGCGATCTCGGCGCTGCTGGCGCTCTTGCTCAAACAACTCAGCCCCAAAGGTGTCCGATGA
- a CDS encoding ABC transporter substrate-binding protein encodes MKPTDNLTKNFTDDQLELLADKARQGKISRRKFTQLGAALLGTAALATRGVPALAADGQLVFVSWGGDAVDAYDDAYGKPFEEETGTRVRQDGSGPTEGAIQAQFESGSPTWDIVDADAFSAETLGKKGMIEPIDYDIVDKSKMRDGFGWEYSASSYFFSYIIAYDATKFGDNPPKTMADFFDTDTFPGKRSMYKWGAGMWEALLMGDGVAQADLYPLDLERAHNKLKDFKEHVISFWGNGAESQTLMLNGEASMALIWSTRARLLEQDTEGDVSFTWQDGVISPGAMAVIKGNPGGAETAMKFIASAQDPEKQLVMFDMLSQGPANPAADEMIPEDERRFNPVAPDNFAQQIPLDVAWYEENYAKALDEYLAIVSS; translated from the coding sequence ATGAAACCGACCGATAATCTTACGAAAAATTTCACCGACGATCAGCTGGAGCTGCTTGCAGACAAGGCCCGTCAGGGCAAAATCAGCCGCCGCAAATTCACCCAGCTTGGCGCGGCCCTTCTGGGCACTGCCGCCCTTGCCACACGCGGCGTTCCGGCGCTGGCCGCTGACGGGCAGCTGGTCTTTGTCAGCTGGGGCGGCGACGCGGTCGACGCCTATGACGACGCCTACGGCAAGCCGTTCGAAGAGGAAACGGGCACCCGCGTGCGTCAGGATGGCTCAGGCCCGACCGAAGGCGCGATTCAGGCCCAGTTCGAGAGCGGCAGCCCGACATGGGATATCGTCGATGCCGACGCATTTTCCGCCGAAACACTGGGCAAAAAAGGCATGATAGAGCCGATTGACTACGATATCGTCGACAAGTCGAAAATGCGCGACGGCTTTGGTTGGGAATACTCGGCCTCGTCCTATTTCTTTAGCTATATCATCGCCTATGACGCGACCAAATTCGGCGACAATCCCCCCAAGACGATGGCCGATTTTTTCGACACCGACACATTCCCCGGCAAGCGGTCCATGTATAAATGGGGCGCCGGCATGTGGGAGGCGCTGCTGATGGGCGACGGCGTGGCGCAGGCCGATCTTTATCCCCTCGACCTCGAGCGGGCGCACAACAAGCTCAAGGATTTCAAAGAGCACGTCATCAGCTTTTGGGGCAATGGCGCCGAAAGCCAGACCCTCATGCTGAACGGCGAGGCGTCGATGGCCCTCATCTGGTCCACCCGCGCGCGCCTGTTGGAGCAGGATACCGAGGGCGATGTCAGCTTTACCTGGCAGGACGGCGTCATTTCACCCGGTGCGATGGCGGTGATCAAGGGCAACCCCGGCGGCGCGGAAACGGCGATGAAATTCATCGCCTCGGCGCAGGATCCGGAAAAGCAGCTGGTCATGTTCGACATGCTGTCCCAAGGCCCCGCGAACCCCGCTGCCGACGAAATGATCCCCGAGGACGAGCGGCGCTTTAACCCCGTCGCGCCCGACAACTTTGCCCAGCAAATCCCGCTGGACGTGGCGTGGTATGAGGAAAACTACGCCAAGGCGCTGGACGAATACCTCGCTATCGTTTCGTCCTGA
- a CDS encoding ABC transporter ATP-binding protein: MTTDTRSATRAAEIGVNGIGKDFGDFTALDDITLTIGRGEFLTLLGPSGSGKSTFLMLTAGFEDATRGTMTLDGQDMTRVPAEKRGFGMVFQGYALFPHMTVEQNIAFPLKVQRRGANQIKARVSEIVEMVGLGGHGHKRPDALSGGQQQRVALARALACEPPVMLLDEPFSALDKNLRGQMQDEVRRLHRETGTTFVFVTHDQSEALALSSRVAIFEQGKLQQIAPPREVYERPENRFVAEFLGDINLLPLSDTARDGDMLRGNFAGQTLRAPGHENGHTLAVRPEYMSLGHTQPGSGNAIPATVRDLTYLGADTRIDLAGPEGTMITLNHPTDDLPVDLAPGSEIWASWPEQKGFLL; the protein is encoded by the coding sequence ATGACCACAGACACCCGATCGGCCACCCGCGCCGCCGAGATCGGCGTAAACGGCATCGGCAAGGATTTCGGCGACTTCACCGCGCTCGATGATATCACGCTGACCATCGGGCGGGGCGAGTTCCTGACGCTGCTTGGCCCCTCGGGATCGGGCAAGTCGACCTTCCTCATGCTGACCGCGGGATTCGAGGATGCAACCCGCGGCACGATGACGCTGGATGGGCAGGACATGACCCGCGTTCCAGCGGAAAAGCGCGGCTTTGGCATGGTGTTTCAGGGCTATGCGCTGTTCCCGCACATGACGGTCGAGCAAAATATTGCCTTTCCGCTCAAGGTGCAGCGACGTGGCGCGAACCAGATCAAGGCGCGTGTTTCGGAAATCGTCGAGATGGTCGGCCTTGGCGGGCATGGTCACAAGCGCCCCGATGCCCTGTCCGGCGGCCAGCAACAGCGCGTGGCCCTCGCCCGCGCACTGGCCTGCGAGCCGCCAGTAATGCTGCTCGATGAACCGTTTTCGGCACTGGACAAGAACCTGCGCGGCCAAATGCAGGACGAAGTACGCCGCCTGCACCGCGAGACAGGAACGACCTTTGTTTTCGTCACACATGACCAATCCGAGGCGCTGGCGCTATCGTCGCGCGTCGCGATTTTCGAACAGGGCAAGCTTCAGCAGATCGCGCCACCCCGCGAAGTCTATGAGCGGCCCGAGAACCGATTTGTCGCGGAGTTCCTTGGCGATATCAATCTGCTGCCTCTCAGCGATACGGCCCGCGACGGCGACATGCTGCGCGGCAATTTCGCCGGACAAACCCTGCGCGCGCCGGGGCATGAAAACGGGCATACACTGGCCGTGCGCCCCGAATACATGAGCCTTGGACACACCCAGCCGGGCAGCGGCAACGCCATCCCGGCGACGGTCCGCGATCTGACCTATCTCGGCGCCGACACCCGGATTGATCTGGCCGGCCCCGAGGGCACCATGATCACACTGAACCACCCCACCGACGATCTGCCCGTGGACCTCGCCCCCGGCAGCGAAATTTGGGCCAGTTGGCCCGAGCAGAAGGGCTTTCTTCTGTGA